From the Chondrinema litorale genome, the window TTAAAAAATGAATTTACCAAAAGTAATAGGAGACTTAGTAAAAGCACAGGACAATTTTGACAGTACAGCTTACGCTAATTGTTTTACCAAAACAGCCATGGTTTTTGACGAAGGGAAAACACACAACGGTAAAGTAGAAATAAAAAATTGGATTGAAGAAGCCAACAAGAAATATCAGGTAACAATGAAACCGCTTGAATACTCAGAAGCCCAAGAGACCTTAAAAGCAGAAATTTCAGGTACCTTTCCGGGAAGTCCGCTTACATTAACTTATCATTATGAATTTAAAGACGAGTTAATTGAATCGCTGGAAATTGTATAACAACTGTTAAGGTATTAAATGCCTTGCAGTAAAAAAATATTCACAAGGATGAGGTTAATTTATATATCTAACAAATTTTGCATTAAAACTTGAAAAAGCGTATAATGGACTATTATGTTTATTAGAAGAAAGCCGAAATACTATATGAGCAAAAAATGTAGTAAGGTTAACTATATACTAACATATTGAAGTTGATACTTTTATTGCCTATCGTATTTTTAGAAAAATCTAAATCAATAATTACTTAAATTCCATATAAGACTATATTATTTTACTTAAATATAAGCAAAATTAGAATTATATTCTTTTAAAATAAAAAATAACAATATTTAGATAGGCAAACTTTTGTAGTTACTACAATTTCGTCATTATTCATAAATCTAATTTTTACTATCCAGATTTAATTTGCTACATTTATTTGTGCACTTTTAATATTACCTTAAAAAGCAGTTTTTAAGGTAATGCTATTTTATATGAATATGAAAAAAAATATACGACTAACAAGCTACGATAGTCTAAACCTTAAACATGGCATAACGCAATCCATTTCAAATCCTCCGGATCAAAAAATTTGGAAAGATTTTAAAAACGGAAATGAAGAAGCTTTTATCAGCATTTATAAAAACTACTTTAATTTACTTTTTAGGTATGGCCACCAGTTTACGAAAGATACAGGATTAGTAGAAGATTGTATTCAAGAATTATTTATAGAGTTACGATCAAAAAGAAAAAATCTAGCAGATGTAACTTCTATTAAATTCTATTTGTACAAATCTATGAGAAGTAGAATTTTTAGAAGTTTATCTAAACAAAGTAGGTTTAAGTTTAGTGATAACTTATTAGATGGTTATAATTTCCAGATCAATTTATCTCAAGAAACCTTTCTTATCAATTCTGAAATAGATGAAAGTACAAGACAAGCACTAAAAGAAGCATTTAACAACCTAACGACTAAGCAAAGGGAGATTATCATCTATTATTTTTACGAGAATTTATCTTATCAAGAAATTTCAGAAATAATGAATTTCTCTAAAGTAAAATATTCTCGTGACCTTTTATATAGAGCCGTAGATAAGCTAAAAGAGTCAATGCATGACTTTAAACCTCAAATATTCTATACTTTTATAGCTATTTTTTTTAGTTATTAACCACTCTTTTTCTGAGCGATATTTTTTTTCAAAAAAAAATTAAAATTCTTACGGTTGTTTTATGTCTTTCTGTATCTAGTTATTAGAACCTACTTACAGAAATGAAAAAATATGAAGAATTTAAGTTAGAGGATTTCCTTAAAGACGACTTTTTTATGAGTTGGTTAAAGGAAGGATCTACAGAAAAAACTCACTTTTGGAATAATTGGATTGAGAGAAATCCAGAAAAAGTAGGAACTATACAAAGAGCTATAGAAATTTTTCAATCTATAGATTATGAGCATTCACCTCAACCTGAAGAAAATAGATATCACGAGATATTAGAAAATATATTAAAGTCTGATAAAGAAAGTAAAAAAGACAGGATAACATCAATTACAGATTTTATCCTTTCAAAGGACTTTATAAGATATGCAGCTGTATTTATAATTTTTGTTGGTATTTCATTAATTTACTATAAAAATACTCCTTTAGATATAAATGAACAGCCCCAAGTAGCGCATTGGCCAATCTTAACTAAAGAAGTTTCTAAAGGGAAAAAACTAGCTTTATCGTTGAGTGATGGAAGTAAAATCAAACTCAATGCTGAGAGTAAATTAATATTCCCTGAAAAGTTTACTGGCAATAATAGAGAAGTATTCTTAAAAGGAGAAGCATATTTTGAAATTGCTAAAAACCCCGAAAAACCTTTTGTAATTAATTCGGGAGATTTAGTAATTACTGTATTGGGAACATCCTTTAACGTGAATTCTTACGAAGGGAATAACAATGTACAGGTCGCTGTTTCTTCTGGAAAAGTAGCTGTTAGATTAAATGAAAAACAGTGGAAAGATAATACTACTTTTCTCACCAAAAATCAAGTGCTAACATTCGATAAAAAAACGAACAGTATCAAGTCTGAAATTAAGGATGTTACTGATCTAATAGCGTGGAAAGATAAAACCTTAATTTTTGAAGATGCCACATTAGAAATAATTAAGAAGAAATTAGAGAGGTGGTATGATGTGGAAATAGAGATTAAAGTCGAAGAAGAAAAACAAAGAAAATTTAATGGAAGGTATACAAATCCGACCCTAAAACAGGTATTGGAAGGGATTTGCTATTCCTCGAAACTCAAGTATACAATTGAAGGTAAAAAGGTATTAATTATTGAAAATCCACAAAAAAATGAATAGCAGTTAGAAAGATTTTTACAATGAAAGCTTCTTTTTTAGAAGCAAAGTTGAATGAAGGAAAAGATTGCGGACGAACTGTTTGGCGACAAGATTTCCGCAATCTTATAATAATTAGATGAAAAATAATTTCCCACCATAATATGTAAAAATATGAAAATGAAACTACTAAGACAAATATTAAAAATGTCTAGAATATGTTTATATGGGATATTTCTACAGTCATTATTTTGTAGTTTAATCATAGCCAAAGATGGCTACTCCCAGAAAAAAAGTATCGAAGAAATTATCTTAACGCTAGAGATAAAAAACTTACCGTTAAATGATGCTTTCAATGAAATATCTAAGCAAACTAATCTGAACTTTGCTTATGACAAGATATTTGTGAATGATAAACAAAGGATTAACATTGATGTTGAAAATGAATCCTTAGGTGATGTGCTTCGTCTGATGTCGAAAGACTTCAAGATTAAATTTAAGCGAATTAACGGCACTATACATGTGAGTCCCTACAAGCAAATACAATATACTCATGATCCAGTTGTAGAAGAAATTATTAATCAGCAATTGGTGTCAGGCATAGTTACTTCAGTAGATGATGGCCAACCACTACCAGGAGTAAGCATTATTATTAAAGGGACAAATAAAGGAACCACTACAGATTTAGACGGTCATTATTCTTTAAATATTACGACAGAAGATGTTTTACAATTTAGCTACATTGGATATAACACACAGGAAATTACAGTTGGTAATCAAAGTGAAATAAATATCTCTCTACAAACTGACCTTGAGCAATTAGAAGAGGTAGTTGTTATAGGATATGGAGAAGTGGAGAAAAGAGATGTTACGGGAGCAATTAGCTCGATTGATTCAGAAAAAGTTACTCGTATGAATCCTCCCCAAACTGCCAAAGCTATACAGGGACAGGTAGCGGGAGTAAATGTTAGAAAAGTAGATTCTAAACCAGGATCTGGTTATTCTATAGATATTAGAGGTGTTCATTCGATTAACTATAGTAGTGAACCTTTGGTTGTAATCGATGGCGTTATGGGAGGAGATATGAATACCTTAAACCCTAGTGATATTCAATCAATCGATGTATTAAAGGATGCTTCTGCAACATCAATTTATGGAGCTAGAGGTGCAAATGGTGTTATTATTATCACAACAAAAAAAGGGAAAACAGGTACGCCGAGGGTTACATATGATGGATATACTGGAGTTAAAACTCCAAAGTTACCAGATATGATGACTGCCCAGGAATTTTATCGAGCTTACAATGATGTAGTTATTGCAGAAAATCCAAATGCAAATGTTATTTGGACCCAGCAACAACAGGCAAATGTAGATGAAGGAAAATCTGTAAACTGGGTTGATGAAGTAACAGACCCTGCAATTCAAACCAGTCATGTAATCGCACTTTCAGGTGGTTCTGAAACCACCACACACTATTTTTCTGCAGGATATTTAAACGAAAAAGGAAATGTGCTACATACTGGTTACGAAAGATATAGTCTCAAGGGGAGTATAGAAAGCAAATTAAATAAAGTAGTTCGAACAGGATTTACTACCTATTTTATGATGGGGAAACAAGAATTGGGGTCTCCTGAAACACTTCGCTCAGCACTCAGAGCGCGTCCTACTGGGTCAATATATTATAATGAATTGCTTAATCCTGCAGAGACCAATGATAGAGATGTGGATGGTTATGCTATGTGGATGGGTATTAAAGATTCTCAAGTACCTAATCCGTTAATGGAAGTAAGACCGGGGAATTTTAGAAGAGAAACCAGAACATCCAATTTCTTGGGGAATGGATTTGTAGAGTTAACTCCTTTGAAAGGTCTGAGTGTAAAAACTTCATTGTCGGCATCTGTTTTAAATGAAAGGTTTGGTCAATTTATAGGTACCGATGCAAAAGCCAGACTCAATAAACTTCCTGTTGCTAATTCTACAAATGAGATAAAGACTTCTTATACCTTAGATAATATAATTAACTACAAAGTTGATAAAGGTTCGAATCAGTTCAATCTAACAGTTGGTCAAAGTGCTCTACAAGAGAGATATGAGTCCTCCGGAGTGAATGTACAGGATCTTCCATATTATTCTGGCTGGTATGCTTTTCAAACTGCCGAGACCATTTCTGCTGCAAGTAGTCAGTTAACTGAAAGGTCAATTTTGTCATTTATGGGAAGATTCAACTACAGTTTTGATGATAAATACTTATTAACTTTTACTGGACGCTATGATGGATCATCAGTACTGGCAGAGGGTAATAAGTGGGCATTTTTTCCATCAATAGCTTTTGCATGGAGAGCGGGAGATGAAGAATTTATCCAAGGTCTAGATGTATTTTCTGATTTGAAGGTAAGAGTTAGCTATGGCCAGGTAGGTAATGATGTGGTATCTCCTTACAGCACCCAGGCCTTTTTGGCTAAAACTTCCTATGATTTTGATGGTGACGCAGCATATGGATATGCCCCAGATAATATTGGCAATGCAGATCTCAAATGGGAAAGAAGTACTGAAACCAATTTAGGATTGGATATGGGCTTTTTTGACAATAAAATATCTGCTACAGTGGAGTTGTACAGAAAAACAACCGATGATTTAATTCAGAATGTCGCTTTACCAACTTCTCTTGGCTTTGATGCAGTTACAGCAAACGTTGGGAAGATATTAAATAAAGGTATTGAAATTTCACTCAGTACTTATAATATAAATAGAGAGAATTTCACTTGGACTACAAACTTAAATTTCTCTTCTAACCACAATGAAGTACTGGAGTTATATGGAGGTACAGTAACTCGTGATATTGCTAATAACCTTTTTGTAGGAGAATCTTTAAACTCCCATTACTATTACGAGTTCGATGGTATTTGGCAATTGGATGAGGAAGATGAAGCAGGTGAATACAATCAGGTACCAGGTTCAGTAAAGGTGGTGGATCAAAATAACGATGGGGCCATTGCAAGCTCTGCCGATGAGGCACTGGATGATAGGATAGTCTTAGGAAATGAGCTTCCAAAATGGATGGCAGGTATCAATAATATGTTCACCTATAAAAATTGGGATTTTTCTGTCTTTGTTTACACTCGTCAGGGGGTGATGTACCGCAATAGTATGCTAAGTGGTACTATGGGAGAGTTGGGAAGTGCCAGGTATAATGGTTTGAATTTAAATTACTGGACTGAAGAAAATCCAACTAATGAGTATTTTGGTGTATGGCAATCAAACCCTTATCGTCAGGCCATCCAATACAAGGAGGCCAATTTTGTAAGGATATCTAATATTACATTAGGCTACAGTCTTTCATCTGAAGCACTTGAAAGAATTCATTTTAGTAAAGCCAGATTTTATGTGCAAGCAGACAATCCATTTGTGTTTGTTAAAGACAAACAAATTTGGTTAGATCCTGAATTTAATTCTGGTTCATACAATGATGATCTTCCATTTTCAACTTACATGATTGGAGTAAATCTATCCTTTTAATAGCCAAGTAAATTAAAATATGAATAAAATGAAAAAATTTAAGATATATAACCTCATCCTGACTTTCCTGTTAATCATTACAGTAGGTTGTGAAGGTTTTTTAGATGAAGAATCCGTTACGGATATCACTTCAGACTCGTATTACAATACTGAACAAGGATACGAAGATCTTGTAAAATCTTGCTATGCTCCTTTGAGAGATATTATCTTACAATATGACCTTGTTATTAAAGGTACTGATGTGGTAGGTTCAACATGGACTCAAACTACAGTAGGAGACAATGCTCCTTTTGATCAGTACAATATTAATTTAAATGCCTCCACAGGAGCAATTCAGGATTTTTGGGATATACTTTATACGCAGATTGGAAGAACAAATACTGCTCTATCCAGAGCTGAAGACGTTACATTTACAGATTCCAGTTTGAAGATTGAAAGAATTGCTGAAGCCAAGTTTCTAAGAGCTTTAAGTTACTTTTATCTGGTACAAACTTGGGGCGATGTACCTATGCCGCTAGAAGAGGTAGAAACTCCAGATAGAAACATCGAAAGAATACCTTCAGCAGATATCTATATTCAAATACTTAAGGATTTAACAGAAGCTGAGGCAGACCTCCCTGCTACTGCTTCAGATTACGGCCGAGCCACTAAAGGAGCCGCACAATTTTTATTATCAAGGGTATACTTAACACGAGGATGGAACTTTGACAATACTTTAGGTGGAAGCAACGATGATTTTCAGAAAGCGCTGGATTATGCTGATCAGGTGATTGCTGCTTATCCGCTAGAAGATAGTTACAGTACTTTATTTCCAACCAGAACTAC encodes:
- a CDS encoding nuclear transport factor 2 family protein; protein product: MNLPKVIGDLVKAQDNFDSTAYANCFTKTAMVFDEGKTHNGKVEIKNWIEEANKKYQVTMKPLEYSEAQETLKAEISGTFPGSPLTLTYHYEFKDELIESLEIV
- a CDS encoding RNA polymerase sigma factor, translating into MKKNIRLTSYDSLNLKHGITQSISNPPDQKIWKDFKNGNEEAFISIYKNYFNLLFRYGHQFTKDTGLVEDCIQELFIELRSKRKNLADVTSIKFYLYKSMRSRIFRSLSKQSRFKFSDNLLDGYNFQINLSQETFLINSEIDESTRQALKEAFNNLTTKQREIIIYYFYENLSYQEISEIMNFSKVKYSRDLLYRAVDKLKESMHDFKPQIFYTFIAIFFSY
- a CDS encoding FecR family protein is translated as MKKYEEFKLEDFLKDDFFMSWLKEGSTEKTHFWNNWIERNPEKVGTIQRAIEIFQSIDYEHSPQPEENRYHEILENILKSDKESKKDRITSITDFILSKDFIRYAAVFIIFVGISLIYYKNTPLDINEQPQVAHWPILTKEVSKGKKLALSLSDGSKIKLNAESKLIFPEKFTGNNREVFLKGEAYFEIAKNPEKPFVINSGDLVITVLGTSFNVNSYEGNNNVQVAVSSGKVAVRLNEKQWKDNTTFLTKNQVLTFDKKTNSIKSEIKDVTDLIAWKDKTLIFEDATLEIIKKKLERWYDVEIEIKVEEEKQRKFNGRYTNPTLKQVLEGICYSSKLKYTIEGKKVLIIENPQKNE
- a CDS encoding SusC/RagA family TonB-linked outer membrane protein — encoded protein: MKMKLLRQILKMSRICLYGIFLQSLFCSLIIAKDGYSQKKSIEEIILTLEIKNLPLNDAFNEISKQTNLNFAYDKIFVNDKQRINIDVENESLGDVLRLMSKDFKIKFKRINGTIHVSPYKQIQYTHDPVVEEIINQQLVSGIVTSVDDGQPLPGVSIIIKGTNKGTTTDLDGHYSLNITTEDVLQFSYIGYNTQEITVGNQSEINISLQTDLEQLEEVVVIGYGEVEKRDVTGAISSIDSEKVTRMNPPQTAKAIQGQVAGVNVRKVDSKPGSGYSIDIRGVHSINYSSEPLVVIDGVMGGDMNTLNPSDIQSIDVLKDASATSIYGARGANGVIIITTKKGKTGTPRVTYDGYTGVKTPKLPDMMTAQEFYRAYNDVVIAENPNANVIWTQQQQANVDEGKSVNWVDEVTDPAIQTSHVIALSGGSETTTHYFSAGYLNEKGNVLHTGYERYSLKGSIESKLNKVVRTGFTTYFMMGKQELGSPETLRSALRARPTGSIYYNELLNPAETNDRDVDGYAMWMGIKDSQVPNPLMEVRPGNFRRETRTSNFLGNGFVELTPLKGLSVKTSLSASVLNERFGQFIGTDAKARLNKLPVANSTNEIKTSYTLDNIINYKVDKGSNQFNLTVGQSALQERYESSGVNVQDLPYYSGWYAFQTAETISAASSQLTERSILSFMGRFNYSFDDKYLLTFTGRYDGSSVLAEGNKWAFFPSIAFAWRAGDEEFIQGLDVFSDLKVRVSYGQVGNDVVSPYSTQAFLAKTSYDFDGDAAYGYAPDNIGNADLKWERSTETNLGLDMGFFDNKISATVELYRKTTDDLIQNVALPTSLGFDAVTANVGKILNKGIEISLSTYNINRENFTWTTNLNFSSNHNEVLELYGGTVTRDIANNLFVGESLNSHYYYEFDGIWQLDEEDEAGEYNQVPGSVKVVDQNNDGAIASSADEALDDRIVLGNELPKWMAGINNMFTYKNWDFSVFVYTRQGVMYRNSMLSGTMGELGSARYNGLNLNYWTEENPTNEYFGVWQSNPYRQAIQYKEANFVRISNITLGYSLSSEALERIHFSKARFYVQADNPFVFVKDKQIWLDPEFNSGSYNDDLPFSTYMIGVNLSF